One stretch of Bacteroidota bacterium DNA includes these proteins:
- a CDS encoding sulfatase-like hydrolase/transferase: MKKSFQEIKLLLLRLSVALLTYPICKILFFFFNHSYFTDVSFGEFLKILFFGLRFDVSAVILMNVPFILLHIIPFAFTRKNWWQLILKFFFLIPNSIAILANCIDLEYYKYTLKRTTADFFSLFSLGSDVTILLLQYVKDFWYVGLIWIALTISIWWLYNKTKRSYQVENKFNSSRIISWMIFNSVLIGIFIIGFRGGLQLRPIMLITASEYVSAKNIPLILNTPFTIITTFQLEKIEEKKYFPEEELKKIFNPNHPAIQSSSHPAIQPSNIFIIILESFSKEYTTLGKRKSYTPFLDSLMNESLVFDNAFANGKRSIEGIPAVLAGIPGLMNESFITSTYCGNQFNSLASALKEKNYSTAFFHGGTNGTMGFDGFCGSAGFEKYFGRFEYNNDKDYDGEWGIRDEKFFQFTEKKVSEMKEPFLAALFSLSSHHPYTIPEEYKNKFTGGEHPILKSVQYADYSLKKFFESASKEKWFDSTLFVITADHTGPSSDIFYSNSAGSFEVPIIFYKHNSHLKEKKSTIAQQIDIMPTVLNFLNYDKSYFAFGNNLLDTTSKKFAVNFINNVYQIFQDDYLLQFDGNKTIGFYNFKTDSLLQNNLHEQTSKVLKTFEVSMEEKLKAIIQTYNSGMIHNKMTADK, encoded by the coding sequence ATGAAAAAAAGTTTTCAGGAAATCAAACTGCTTCTCCTCCGCCTTTCCGTTGCGCTTCTCACCTACCCCATTTGCAAAATACTTTTCTTCTTTTTCAATCATAGTTATTTTACAGATGTTTCATTCGGAGAATTTCTGAAAATTCTTTTTTTCGGATTGCGGTTTGATGTTTCAGCAGTAATTCTGATGAACGTTCCGTTTATTTTACTTCACATCATTCCGTTTGCTTTCACAAGAAAAAACTGGTGGCAATTAATTTTGAAATTCTTTTTTCTGATTCCCAACTCCATTGCCATTCTCGCCAACTGCATTGATTTGGAATATTACAAATACACGCTCAAGCGCACCACCGCAGATTTTTTTTCACTCTTCTCGCTCGGTTCTGATGTAACAATCCTGCTTCTGCAGTATGTAAAAGATTTCTGGTATGTGGGATTAATCTGGATTGCGCTTACTATTTCTATTTGGTGGCTTTATAATAAAACAAAAAGGAGTTATCAGGTAGAAAATAAATTCAACAGTTCAAGAATTATTTCATGGATGATTTTTAATTCGGTATTAATTGGAATTTTCATTATCGGCTTCCGCGGAGGATTGCAGCTTCGCCCGATTATGCTGATTACTGCTTCAGAATATGTTTCAGCAAAAAATATTCCGCTCATTCTTAATACGCCATTTACTATCATCACCACTTTTCAACTGGAAAAAATAGAAGAGAAAAAATATTTTCCGGAAGAAGAATTAAAAAAAATCTTCAATCCCAATCATCCAGCCATCCAATCATCCAGCCATCCGGCCATCCAGCCATCCAACATTTTTATCATCATTCTCGAAAGTTTTTCAAAGGAATACACCACACTTGGAAAAAGAAAAAGTTACACTCCCTTCCTCGATTCGCTGATGAATGAAAGTTTGGTATTTGATAATGCTTTTGCCAACGGAAAAAGGTCTATCGAAGGAATTCCCGCAGTGCTCGCAGGCATTCCCGGGCTGATGAATGAATCTTTTATTACTTCCACTTACTGCGGAAATCAATTCAACTCGCTTGCAAGCGCGCTGAAAGAAAAAAATTATTCCACCGCATTTTTTCACGGGGGAACAAACGGCACTATGGGTTTTGACGGCTTCTGCGGTTCGGCTGGTTTCGAAAAATACTTCGGACGATTTGAATACAATAATGACAAAGATTACGATGGCGAATGGGGAATCCGGGACGAAAAGTTTTTTCAGTTTACCGAAAAGAAAGTTTCGGAAATGAAAGAGCCATTTCTTGCAGCGCTGTTTTCACTTTCTTCTCATCATCCGTATACTATTCCGGAAGAATATAAAAATAAATTTACAGGCGGAGAGCATCCGATTTTGAAAAGCGTTCAGTATGCAGATTACTCGCTTAAGAAATTTTTTGAGTCCGCCTCAAAAGAAAAATGGTTCGACAGCACGTTATTTGTTATCACTGCCGACCACACCGGACCTTCGTCCGATATTTTTTACAGCAACAGCGCTGGGAGTTTTGAAGTGCCCATTATTTTTTACAAACACAACAGCCACTTGAAAGAAAAAAAATCCACCATCGCGCAGCAAATAGATATTATGCCAACGGTTCTAAATTTTTTGAACTATGATAAATCTTATTTTGCTTTTGGAAATAATCTTCTTGATACGACCTCGAAAAAGTTTGCAGTGAATTTTATCAACAATGTTTATCAGATTTTTCAGGATGATTATTTATTGCAGTTTGACGGAAATAAAACAATCGGATTTTATAATTTTAAAACCGATTCGCTGCTACAAAATAATCTTCATGAGCAAACCTCAAAGGTTTTAAAAACCTTTGAGGTTTCAATGGAAGAAAAATTAAAAGCAATTATTCAAACATATAATTCAGGAATGATTCATAATAAAATGACGGCCGATAAATGA
- a CDS encoding DUF5011 domain-containing protein has translation MKKQFILGAAVLLAAGTIWMSSCKKEDTTPPTVSIKGSDNMTLSLNAALPADPGATANDDKDGDISAKVSSDWSTAIKKDLAGTYKVTYTASDAAGNTGTVTRTVYVANDAAAWAGTYSKTNILDSVFADALHTSFVQIYSWSGNVVVTASTTTNNKLIFDRFSDYSNYSSSQMIYGTVSGTSITVPSQTANGIGPAPGSDHTFQGSGSNVDNAVGNYKFKINSSDLDIASSTTAYDAVHFK, from the coding sequence ATGAAAAAACAATTTATTCTCGGTGCTGCCGTACTGCTTGCAGCAGGAACAATTTGGATGAGCAGTTGCAAAAAAGAAGATACTACTCCTCCTACCGTTTCTATAAAAGGAAGCGACAACATGACTCTTTCTCTTAACGCGGCTCTTCCTGCAGACCCGGGAGCAACTGCCAATGATGATAAGGACGGAGATATTTCTGCAAAGGTTTCTTCTGATTGGAGCACTGCAATAAAAAAAGATTTAGCCGGCACTTATAAAGTAACTTATACGGCTTCTGATGCTGCCGGAAATACCGGGACAGTAACCAGAACTGTATATGTTGCTAATGATGCAGCAGCATGGGCGGGAACTTATTCTAAAACAAATATTCTTGACTCGGTTTTTGCCGATGCACTTCATACCAGTTTTGTTCAAATTTATTCATGGTCAGGAAATGTAGTTGTTACTGCAAGCACTACTACTAACAACAAATTAATCTTTGACAGATTCAGCGATTACTCCAATTACTCTTCTTCTCAAATGATTTACGGTACCGTTTCGGGAACAAGCATTACTGTTCCATCACAAACTGCAAATGGAATAGGGCCTGCTCCCGGCAGCGACCATACTTTTCAGGGAAGCGGCAGTAACGTAGATAATGCTGTCGGTAATTATAAATTCAAAATAAATTCTTCTGATTTAGATATTGCTTCCAGCACTACTGCTTATGATGCTGTTCATTTTAAATAA
- a CDS encoding YegS/Rv2252/BmrU family lipid kinase, with protein MKKKILFIINPISGVGRHKTVEKLIGEKLNRNIFDYELAYTKAAKHAIELSKKGTEENFDIVVAVGGDGSVNEVGRSLVNEVGRSLVNVGRDLKSRPALAILPCGSGNGTARHMKIPMNLKKAMEVINRQKISVIDTFNVNEEIAINTAGIGFAAHIAHEFSKFKKRGFKNYLKIAVRDSMKYKSQKCEVEMNGEKKEMDAFIIDVCNGTQWGNNAVIAPHAKNDDEILDLCLVKDFPYINFPFLATRLFTHSIHHSKFVEFKKITEAIIHQERNYAHIDGEPVIIGKELKVKINPLSLKVIVP; from the coding sequence ATGAAAAAGAAAATCCTTTTCATAATTAATCCCATTTCAGGAGTTGGCAGACATAAAACCGTTGAAAAACTTATTGGGGAAAAACTAAACAGAAACATTTTTGATTACGAACTCGCTTATACCAAAGCCGCTAAACACGCGATTGAACTCAGCAAAAAAGGCACGGAAGAAAACTTTGATATTGTGGTTGCAGTTGGAGGCGATGGTTCGGTGAATGAAGTGGGAAGAAGTTTGGTAAATGAAGTGGGAAGAAGTTTGGTGAATGTTGGTCGGGATTTAAAATCCCGACCGGCTTTAGCAATTCTTCCCTGCGGCTCCGGAAACGGAACGGCAAGGCACATGAAAATTCCTATGAATCTGAAAAAAGCAATGGAAGTAATCAACCGACAAAAAATTTCTGTGATTGATACTTTCAATGTGAATGAAGAAATTGCAATCAACACAGCGGGAATAGGATTTGCCGCGCACATTGCGCACGAGTTTTCTAAATTCAAAAAGCGCGGATTCAAAAATTATCTGAAGATTGCTGTGCGCGATTCCATGAAATATAAATCCCAGAAATGCGAAGTGGAAATGAATGGTGAGAAAAAAGAAATGGATGCATTTATCATTGATGTTTGCAACGGCACTCAATGGGGGAACAACGCTGTGATTGCTCCGCACGCAAAAAATGATGATGAAATTTTAGATTTATGTTTAGTAAAAGATTTTCCATACATAAATTTTCCTTTCCTCGCAACAAGATTATTTACTCACTCTATTCACCATTCAAAATTTGTGGAGTTCAAAAAAATTACTGAAGCAATTATTCACCAGGAAAGAAATTATGCTCACATTGACGGTGAGCCGGTAATTATAGGAAAAGAATTAAAAGTGAAAATAAATCCGCTTTCGCTGAAAGTTATTGTGCCGTAA
- a CDS encoding PKD domain-containing protein, with the protein MKKIFTKFLIATTSKFTLGAAALSLVGGFFIFSHSGKIILNEAKEIASENFDADAGELNPDRPDLAIAQDIARTKDPALGYVPRERLANVYNLINQYKAQKKITPMTTASWTERGPSNVGGRTRAIMFDPNDVTNKKMWAGGVGGGLWFTNDITVASPVWTSVNDFWANLAVASIAYDPSNTNNFYVGTGEGWFNIDAIQGAGIWKTTDGGATWNQLASTNNSNFYYVQKIVVASNGNVFAATRTNGVYRSTDGGTTWTKVLGSGTGASTNRAADLEIAADGTIFASMGIFTTDGVYSSATGAAGSWTKLNTGGNGFPTSGFYNIELACAPSNANRVYAMVCNTNYTLLNIYTTTNKGTTWSAVTLPSWYDQSCVSPSTDMTRTQAWYDLILAVDPNNENNVLAGGVDIMKTTNAGSSWTQITSWWGGCARPNVHADQHAIVYSPGSSSTAVFGNDGGFYYSSNVNAGTPAFSNKNTGYNVTQFYACAIHPTAAQNYFLAGAQDNGTQKFTTAGMNATTSATGGDGAYCFIDQTNPSYQITAYVYNVYYRSTNGGASFSNIINDQSSGDFINPADYDDANGILYSSYSTTQLKRTSGIRGVPSQTQITITGMSALAGCIRVSPYAPAGTTTLFVGTQNGRLYKVTNAQGGSPTSTSIGGGSFPSGTISCVEIGASELDLVVTFSNYGVSHVWRTTNGGSTWTNESGNLPDMPVRWAIYNPNDLKELFLATEVGVWSTTDVTAASPAYVPNNTGLANVRCDMFQMRNSDKELIVATHGRGLFSSSVFNAAPPVADFIGNPTTICVGQNVTFTDQSTNAPTSWSWTFNGGTPATSTLQNPVVTYNTAGTYFVTLTATNASGSDTKTKLSYITVNALPSVSISTAPSATICSGNNVTLTASGANTYLWSSGQTTTSITVAPTSNTTYTVTGTNASGCTAIATQAITVSTPTVTTSVSPSSTICLGNSATITASGASTYSWSPGGQTTASIAVSPTVNTTYTVIGTNAIGCTASATRLITVSSPAVSIAASPSATICIGNSTTLTASGASTYSWNTGATTAAITVSPTSNTTYTVTGTNALGCTNTATKAVTVNALPTVSISVTPSATICSGSNATLTASGASTYSWSTGQTTVSITVSPTTNTTYTVTGTNASGCTNTSTKSITVNSLSVSMSMTSETCAGNDGTATATPTGSVPYTYSWNPGGQNTQTATGLAAGNYSCTVTDGNGCVKTGTITVTNSCTVPVADFNGSPTTICAGSNVTFTDASTNSPTSWSWVFQGGTPATSTLQNPVVTYNTAGTYSVSLTATNMSGSNTKTKLNYITVNAIPSVSVAVNPSATICSGTSVTMTASGATTYSWAPGGQTTAGKTVAPTTTTTYTVTGTSLGCSSSQTQIITVNPLPTTTITAAPSTTICKGASATLTASGASSYLWSSGQTTTSIIVGPTVNTTYTVTGTGANGCTKTATKAITVTSPTVTISTSPSATICNGTSATLTASGASTYAWSTGQTGASIAVSPTANTTYSVTGTSAGGCTSTTSQLITISSATVTISTSPSATVCSGDAITLTASGASVYSWSPGGQTTSTITDVVPSTTTYSVFGTNGNGCTNSATQVITVNPAPSPTITVTPSATICSGSSVTLTASGASTYSWSPGGQTTANITVNPTTNTTYTLTASNGCATTTTQAIMVNALPTTTITASPSATICIGSSATLTASGANTYVWNGGQTTTSITVSPTVNTTYTVIGTNASGCTKSSTKTLVVSNPNVTISVSPSATICNGSNVTLTASGGSTYSWNTGATTASIVTSPTSNTTYTVTGTNAIGCSKTATRTITVSSVTVNISASPSSTVCIGDAITLTASGASTYSWSGGQTTASITDVVSATTTYTVTGTSATGCTKTSMQTISVTTAPSTTITVTPSATICSGSSVTLAASGAMTYSWSPGGQTTSSVTASPTTSTTYTLTGSNGCASTNTQAITVNPLPSTVITVSPSSTICSGGSVTLTASGANTYLWSSGQTTSSITVSPASNTTYTVTGTSASGCSAKATQLITVSTLNVTVSASPSATICSGTTITLTASGAASYSWSTGATTASIVDSPTANTTYTVTGTNSSGCTKTTTKAVVVSSPTVNVSVSPSTTICTGGTITLTASGVSTYSWSGGQTTASISDAPSSTTVYSVTGTSAIGCTQSASATVTVVSPPVVVIMAGDTTICSGTADTLTASGASTYSWSTGQTTASIVVAPTASTTYTVTGTQFCASTATQAINVNPLPSVSLSLNPDTVCISVGPYALTGGMPSGGTYSGTGVSAGNFDPSSAGGGLHTITYTFTDSLGCSNSDSMQIYVDLCTGVQTLFTLEGITVYPNPNSGIFTIQSKEANGEVTITNVLGEKVYSSLEQLNNLTVNISARADGIYFLRIKTAHGTGTMKIILSR; encoded by the coding sequence ATGAAAAAAATCTTTACAAAATTTCTTATCGCCACCACAAGCAAATTCACCCTTGGTGCAGCCGCCCTTTCACTTGTTGGCGGCTTTTTTATTTTCTCCCATAGCGGAAAAATAATTTTGAACGAAGCAAAAGAAATTGCTTCTGAAAACTTTGATGCCGATGCCGGGGAATTAAATCCCGACCGCCCCGACCTTGCCATTGCGCAGGACATCGCACGCACCAAAGACCCTGCGCTCGGTTATGTGCCGCGCGAGCGTTTGGCAAATGTGTATAATTTGATTAACCAATACAAAGCGCAGAAGAAAATAACTCCCATGACCACCGCTTCGTGGACCGAACGCGGACCGAGCAACGTGGGAGGAAGAACCCGCGCCATCATGTTCGACCCCAACGATGTTACAAATAAAAAAATGTGGGCAGGAGGAGTAGGAGGCGGGCTGTGGTTTACAAACGACATTACGGTGGCATCTCCCGTTTGGACAAGCGTGAATGATTTCTGGGCGAACCTGGCGGTTGCCAGCATTGCCTATGACCCGTCCAACACCAATAATTTTTACGTAGGCACAGGCGAAGGATGGTTTAACATTGATGCCATTCAGGGAGCAGGAATCTGGAAAACCACCGATGGAGGAGCCACCTGGAATCAACTTGCTTCCACCAACAATTCCAATTTTTATTATGTTCAGAAAATTGTGGTGGCTTCTAACGGAAATGTTTTTGCTGCCACACGCACTAATGGTGTTTACCGTTCCACCGATGGAGGAACCACCTGGACAAAAGTGCTCGGAAGCGGAACAGGCGCTTCTACCAACCGCGCTGCCGATTTGGAAATAGCAGCCGATGGAACTATTTTCGCTTCCATGGGAATTTTTACCACCGATGGAGTTTATTCCTCCGCTACGGGTGCCGCTGGCTCATGGACAAAATTAAATACAGGCGGAAACGGATTTCCTACATCCGGTTTTTACAACATTGAACTTGCCTGCGCTCCCAGCAATGCCAACCGCGTTTATGCAATGGTATGCAATACCAATTATACGCTGCTGAATATTTACACCACTACCAACAAAGGAACCACATGGTCAGCCGTTACGCTGCCTTCGTGGTATGACCAGAGTTGCGTCAGCCCTTCTACAGACATGACACGCACGCAGGCATGGTATGATTTAATTCTGGCGGTTGACCCGAACAATGAAAATAATGTTTTAGCCGGAGGCGTGGATATTATGAAAACAACCAATGCCGGAAGTTCATGGACTCAGATTACCAGTTGGTGGGGCGGATGTGCGCGCCCGAATGTTCATGCCGACCAGCACGCCATTGTTTATTCTCCCGGTTCTTCTTCCACTGCTGTTTTCGGAAATGACGGTGGCTTTTATTATTCTTCGAATGTGAATGCGGGAACTCCTGCTTTCAGCAACAAGAATACCGGCTATAACGTAACTCAGTTTTACGCCTGCGCCATTCATCCCACTGCCGCACAAAATTATTTTCTTGCCGGAGCGCAGGATAACGGCACTCAGAAATTCACCACTGCGGGAATGAATGCCACCACTTCAGCCACCGGTGGCGATGGCGCTTATTGTTTCATTGACCAGACAAACCCAAGTTATCAGATTACTGCGTATGTATACAATGTTTATTACCGCTCTACAAACGGTGGAGCAAGTTTTTCAAACATTATCAACGACCAGAGCAGCGGAGATTTTATTAACCCTGCCGATTACGATGATGCAAATGGAATTCTTTATTCTTCTTATTCCACCACTCAACTCAAGCGCACATCAGGAATAAGAGGCGTGCCTTCGCAAACACAAATTACCATTACAGGAATGTCAGCCCTTGCCGGATGCATCCGCGTTTCGCCTTATGCTCCCGCAGGAACAACCACGTTATTTGTGGGAACACAAAACGGAAGATTATACAAAGTTACCAATGCTCAAGGCGGTTCTCCCACCTCCACAAGCATTGGAGGCGGCTCGTTTCCATCCGGCACAATATCCTGCGTAGAGATTGGCGCATCGGAATTGGATTTGGTTGTTACTTTTTCTAACTACGGAGTGAGCCATGTATGGAGAACAACTAACGGAGGCAGCACATGGACAAATGAATCGGGAAATCTTCCTGACATGCCGGTGCGCTGGGCAATTTATAATCCAAATGATTTGAAAGAACTTTTTCTCGCTACTGAAGTGGGCGTTTGGTCAACCACCGATGTAACTGCTGCTTCTCCTGCTTATGTTCCGAATAATACCGGGCTTGCCAATGTGCGATGCGATATGTTCCAGATGAGAAATTCGGATAAAGAATTAATTGTTGCCACTCACGGGCGCGGGTTATTTTCTTCCAGCGTGTTTAATGCTGCACCGCCCGTTGCAGATTTCATCGGCAATCCAACAACTATTTGCGTTGGACAGAATGTAACCTTCACCGACCAATCTACCAATGCACCTACTTCGTGGAGTTGGACTTTCAATGGAGGAACGCCTGCCACATCAACTTTGCAGAATCCGGTTGTAACTTATAACACAGCGGGAACTTATTTTGTCACACTCACTGCAACCAACGCAAGCGGAAGCGATACAAAAACCAAATTGAGTTACATTACTGTAAACGCTCTTCCTTCTGTTTCAATTTCCACGGCTCCATCTGCAACTATTTGCAGTGGAAACAATGTTACTCTTACCGCATCGGGAGCGAACACTTATTTATGGTCATCGGGGCAAACTACAACGAGCATTACGGTTGCTCCCACTTCCAATACAACGTATACGGTTACCGGAACCAATGCGAGCGGATGTACTGCTATTGCCACGCAGGCAATAACTGTTTCTACTCCTACGGTAACAACCAGCGTGAGCCCTTCTTCTACCATTTGTTTGGGAAACAGCGCAACAATTACTGCATCGGGCGCATCCACTTATAGTTGGTCACCTGGAGGGCAAACTACTGCGAGCATTGCGGTGAGCCCAACAGTTAATACAACCTATACAGTTATTGGAACAAATGCGATTGGATGCACTGCATCTGCTACGCGGCTGATTACTGTTTCTTCTCCTGCCGTGAGCATTGCAGCAAGCCCATCGGCAACAATTTGCATAGGCAACAGCACCACGCTTACTGCATCGGGGGCTTCAACATATAGTTGGAATACGGGCGCAACTACTGCGGCAATTACTGTGAGTCCGACTTCCAACACTACTTATACTGTTACAGGAACAAATGCACTCGGCTGTACAAACACGGCAACGAAAGCAGTAACAGTGAACGCGCTTCCAACTGTGAGCATCAGCGTTACTCCATCTGCCACCATTTGCAGCGGAAGCAATGCCACACTTACTGCATCGGGTGCTTCCACATATAGTTGGTCAACAGGACAAACAACTGTAAGCATCACGGTGAGCCCGACAACAAATACTACTTACACAGTTACCGGAACCAATGCAAGCGGATGCACGAACACTTCCACGAAATCAATTACGGTTAATTCGCTCTCTGTTTCCATGAGCATGACCAGCGAAACATGCGCGGGAAATGACGGAACGGCAACGGCTACTCCCACCGGAAGCGTTCCTTATACTTATTCATGGAATCCCGGAGGACAAAACACACAAACGGCAACAGGTCTTGCTGCCGGAAATTATTCCTGCACGGTTACCGATGGTAATGGCTGTGTGAAAACCGGAACTATCACCGTCACCAATTCATGCACTGTTCCTGTTGCTGATTTTAATGGCAGCCCAACAACTATTTGTGCGGGAAGCAATGTTACATTTACGGATGCAAGCACGAACAGCCCTACTTCCTGGTCGTGGGTTTTTCAGGGAGGAACACCGGCAACTTCTACTTTACAGAATCCTGTAGTTACTTATAATACTGCGGGCACTTATTCTGTTTCGCTTACTGCTACTAACATGAGCGGAAGCAATACAAAAACAAAATTGAATTACATTACGGTGAACGCCATTCCTTCCGTGAGCGTTGCGGTAAATCCTTCCGCAACTATTTGCAGCGGAACAAGTGTAACGATGACTGCATCGGGCGCTACCACGTATAGTTGGGCTCCCGGAGGACAAACCACTGCGGGTAAAACTGTGGCGCCTACTACCACCACTACTTATACAGTGACGGGAACAAGTTTGGGATGCAGCAGCAGCCAAACGCAAATCATTACGGTAAATCCTTTGCCGACCACAACTATTACAGCTGCTCCATCCACTACTATTTGTAAAGGCGCGAGTGCAACGCTTACTGCCTCTGGTGCTTCTTCTTATTTATGGTCTTCGGGACAAACCACTACGAGCATCATTGTTGGTCCAACTGTAAATACTACTTATACCGTTACCGGAACAGGCGCAAACGGCTGTACGAAAACTGCCACGAAAGCAATTACTGTTACTTCTCCGACTGTTACCATAAGTACAAGCCCTTCTGCAACAATTTGCAACGGTACCAGCGCAACGCTTACTGCATCGGGCGCGTCCACTTATGCATGGTCAACAGGACAAACGGGTGCAAGTATTGCTGTAAGCCCAACTGCAAATACTACTTATTCGGTGACCGGAACAAGTGCAGGTGGTTGTACTTCCACCACTTCTCAATTGATTACTATTTCATCGGCAACTGTTACTATCAGTACAAGTCCTTCGGCAACGGTTTGCAGCGGAGATGCAATTACGCTTACCGCTTCGGGCGCATCAGTATATAGTTGGTCGCCAGGCGGACAAACCACTTCAACCATAACTGATGTTGTTCCTTCCACAACCACCTATAGTGTATTCGGAACGAATGGAAACGGTTGTACAAATTCTGCGACTCAGGTTATCACTGTTAATCCTGCTCCTTCACCGACTATAACTGTTACGCCCTCTGCAACCATTTGCAGCGGAAGCAGCGTTACGCTTACTGCATCGGGTGCATCCACTTATAGTTGGTCGCCCGGAGGACAAACCACTGCGAACATTACTGTGAATCCAACAACTAATACTACTTATACGCTCACGGCTTCCAACGGATGCGCTACCACCACAACGCAGGCGATAATGGTGAATGCACTTCCCACAACAACCATTACGGCTTCGCCTTCTGCTACTATATGTATAGGAAGCAGCGCTACGCTCACGGCATCAGGTGCGAATACATATGTATGGAATGGCGGACAAACCACTACAAGCATTACGGTGAGCCCCACTGTGAATACTACTTACACAGTTATAGGAACAAATGCAAGCGGCTGTACAAAGTCGTCTACCAAAACACTTGTGGTTTCAAATCCGAATGTAACTATAAGTGTTTCTCCTTCTGCTACGATATGCAACGGAAGCAACGTAACGCTTACGGCTTCGGGCGGCTCAACCTATAGTTGGAACACAGGCGCGACAACTGCAAGCATTGTGACGAGTCCGACAAGCAATACTACCTATACAGTAACAGGAACCAATGCGATTGGCTGCAGTAAAACTGCAACGCGAACGATTACCGTTTCATCCGTTACTGTGAATATAAGCGCGAGCCCTTCATCAACGGTATGCATCGGAGATGCAATTACGCTTACTGCATCGGGCGCTTCCACGTATAGTTGGTCAGGCGGTCAAACCACCGCAAGCATAACGGATGTTGTTTCGGCAACCACTACGTATACTGTAACCGGAACAAGCGCGACCGGATGTACAAAAACTTCTATGCAAACAATTTCTGTTACAACCGCGCCTTCCACTACCATAACGGTTACTCCGTCTGCTACTATTTGCAGCGGAAGCAGTGTTACACTTGCTGCATCGGGAGCAATGACGTATAGTTGGTCGCCCGGAGGGCAAACCACTTCTTCTGTTACTGCGAGCCCGACAACAAGCACTACCTATACTCTTACGGGTTCAAATGGATGCGCGAGCACAAATACGCAGGCAATTACTGTGAACCCGTTGCCTTCGACTGTAATTACCGTAAGTCCTTCTTCCACCATTTGCAGCGGAGGAAGCGTTACGCTCACGGCATCGGGAGCGAATACGTATCTTTGGTCTTCAGGACAAACTACTTCGAGCATAACGGTTAGTCCTGCATCGAATACAACTTACACCGTAACCGGAACGAGCGCAAGCGGATGTTCTGCGAAGGCAACGCAATTGATTACTGTTTCAACATTGAATGTTACAGTGAGCGCAAGCCCTTCCGCTACTATCTGCAGCGGAACAACTATTACGCTCACGGCATCGGGCGCGGCAAGTTATAGTTGGAGCACTGGCGCAACCACAGCAAGTATTGTTGATAGCCCAACCGCAAATACTACGTATACAGTTACCGGAACAAATTCTTCCGGCTGCACGAAGACAACTACAAAAGCAGTTGTTGTTTCTTCTCCGACTGTGAATGTGAGCGTGAGTCCGTCAACGACTATTTGCACGGGCGGAACTATTACGCTCACCGCATCGGGCGTTTCCACCTATAGTTGGTCAGGCGGGCAAACTACGGCAAGCATTTCAGATGCGCCATCTTCAACAACGGTTTATTCAGTAACCGGAACGAGCGCAATCGGATGCACTCAATCCGCTTCGGCAACCGTTACGGTTGTTTCTCCTCCTGTTGTAGTAATCATGGCAGGCGATACAACTATTTGCAGCGGAACTGCTGATACACTCACGGCATCAGGCGCTTCCACTTATAGTTGGTCCACAGGGCAAACTACCGCCAGCATTGTTGTTGCTCCCACTGCGAGTACAACTTATACTGTAACCGGAACACAGTTCTGCGCAAGCACAGCAACTCAGGCAATAAATGTGAATCCGCTTCCTTCTGTTTCACTTTCCCTGAATCCCGATACGGTTTGCATTTCGGTTGGTCCATATGCATTAACGGGTGGAATGCCATCGGGCGGAACGTATTCAGGAACGGGAGTGAGTGCAGGAAATTTTGACCCGTCTTCAGCAGGCGGAGGATTGCATACTATTACATATACTTTTACCGATTCGCTCGGATGTTCCAATTCCGATTCCATGCAAATCTATGTTGACCTCTGCACGGGAGTTCAAACGTTATTTACTCTTGAAGGAATAACTGTTTATCCAAATCCGAACAGCGGAATATTTACGATTCAGAGTAAAGAAGCAAATGGAGAAGTAACTATCACGAATGTGCTGGGAGAAAAAGTTTATTCATCTCTTGAGCAGTTAAATAATCTCACAGTAAATATTTCCGCCCGGGCAGACGGAATTTATTTCCTGAGAATTAAAACCGCACATGGAACCGGAACCATGAAAATTATTCTTAGCAGGTAG